From Loxodonta africana isolate mLoxAfr1 chromosome 2, mLoxAfr1.hap2, whole genome shotgun sequence, the proteins below share one genomic window:
- the LOC100661590 gene encoding olfactory receptor 2T27, which yields MKWGNYSMYADFVLLGLFSNTRFPWLLFALILLVFVISIASNTIMIILIHVDSRLHTPMYFLLSQLSLKDILYISTIVPKMLVDQVVGQRAITFAGCTAQHFLYLTLAGAEFFLLGLMSYDRYVAICNPLRYPALMSRKVCLLIVVAAWLGGSVDGFLLTPVTMQFPFCASREINHFFCEVPALLKLSCIDTSAYETAMYVCCIMMLLIPFSVISASYTRILITVYGMSEAEGRRKAVATCSSHMVVVSLFYGAATYTYVLPHSYHTPEQDKAVSAFYTILTPMLNPLIYSLRNKDVTGVLQKALERGFSL from the coding sequence ATGAAGTGGGGGAATTATTCCATGTATGCCGACTTTGTCCTCTTGGGCTTGTTCAGCAACACTCGCTTTCCCTGGCTCCTTTTCGCTCTCATCCTCCTTGTCTTTGTGATCTCCATAGCCAGCAACACCATCATGATCATTCTCATCCACGTAGACTCCcgcctccacacccccatgtacttcctgctcagCCAGCTCTCCCTCAAGGACATCCTATACATTTCCACCATTGTACCCAAGATGCTGGTTGACCAGGTGGTGGGACAGAGGGCCATTACCTTTGCAGGATGCACAGCCCAGCACTTCCTCTACTTAACCTTGGCAGGTGCTGAGTTCTTTCTCCTAGGACTCATGTCTTAcgatcgctatgtggccatctgcaacccTCTTCGTTACCCTGCCCTCATGAGCCGCAAAGTCTGCTTGTTGATCGTGGTGGCAGCCTGGCTGGGAGGGTCTGTGGATGGATTCCTGCTCACCCCAGTCACCATGCAGTTCCCCTTTTGTGCATCTCGGGAAATTAACCACTTCTTCTGTGAGGTGCCTGCCCTTCTGAAGCTCTCCTGCATAGACACATCAGCCTATGAGACAgccatgtatgtctgctgcatcaTGATGCTTCTCATTCCATTCTCTGTCATCTCTGCCTCTTACACCAGAATCCTCATCACTGTTTACGGGATGAGTGAGGCAGAGGGGAGGCGGAAGGCGGTGGCCACCTGCTCCTCACATATGGTGGTGGTCAGCCTATTCTATGGAGCCGCCACATACACATATGTGCTGCCTCACTCTTACCACACCCCTGAGCAGGACAAGGCTGTATCTGCCTTCTATACCATCCTCACTCCCATGCTCAACCCACTCATCTACAGCCTCAGGAACAAGGATGTCACAGGGGTTTTGCAGAAGGCCCTGGAGAGAGGTTTCTCCTTGTAA